A genomic window from Salvelinus namaycush isolate Seneca chromosome 5, SaNama_1.0, whole genome shotgun sequence includes:
- the LOC120047140 gene encoding sialic acid-binding Ig-like lectin 5 has protein sequence MIGGPYTYPQKMKIKVTDLTQKPSVLTPSLTEGEPASLTCTAPGICSGTPPNITWTWRGTGDNITALRDNTTIQKREDLTSVTTTHFSTLTFIPSANDHSTEVTCLVTFNGSVTTKKTLKLNVTFVKEPKISGCNTVREGDTLNLTCSVDSYPPSSNFNWSKNGTTALEQKNSGLAALVVSNLTRELAGDYVCRAQHLNRTLTASIVVTVMYHPVILNASGCVIQAKVMTCVCVSQGVPLPLIGWLNTEEYSLTKSVLRSSVNTTIRMHVGNHTNTTVECVSTNEVGRVREKLQVTQKESQGKQGEEVSKDILAMLSDPPLIAAFAIGAAFSATICCIFLCLTGKCKRQKQRISKDSDSKSPFMNLEMVACEDQQMDAGQAVGGEQTPLQVVLREGAENGGTQTSGAAGKSSTREEPNEVDYASINYSLLKKKTPEEAEKKTTTTESEYAKIKREMKNEGDEDGGEGSGMMMMGNDVEKENGKPAAETDEDTALYSNVKAIMGGGE, from the exons ATGATAGGAGGACCATATACATACCCACAGAAAATGAAAATCAAAGTGACAG ATCTGACCCAGAAGCCCTCAGTGTTGACTCCTTCTCTGACAGAGGGAGAACCAGCTTCTCTGACCTGCACCGCCCCGGGGATCTGCTCTGGAACTCCTCCTAACATCACATGGacatggagagggacaggagacaACATCACTGCGCTCAGAGACAACACCACTATACAAAAGAGAGAGGATTTGACCAGCGTCACAACAACCCACTTCTCAACTTTGACCTTTATCCCCTCAGCTAACGATCACAGCACCGAGGTCACATGTCTGGTGACCTTCAATGGCAGTGTCACCACTAAGAAGACACTGAAATTGAATGTGACAT TTGTGAAGGAACCCAAGATCTCTGgatgtaacacagtgagagagggTGATACCCTGAATCTGACCTGCAGTGTTGACAGCTACCCACCATCATCTAACTTCAACTGGAGTAAGAATGGGACAACAGCTTTGGAACAGAAAAACTCTGGACTGGCCGCTCTAGTTGTCTCTAACTTGACAAGAGAACTTGCTGGGGATTATGTGTGTAGAGCTCAACACCTCAACAGGACTCTGACAGCTTCCATTGTTGTCACTGTGATGT aCCATCCAGTGATTCTCAATGCTTCTGGGTGTGTCATCCAGGCCAAGGtcatgacctgtgtgtgtgtcagtcaggggGTCCCCTTACCTCTCATAGGCTGGCTTAACACTGAGGAGTACTCCCTGACTAAATCAGTGTTGAGGTCCTCAGTGAACACCACCATCAGGATGCATGTCGGAAACCACACCAACACTACTGTGGAGTGTGTCAGCACAAATGAAgtgggcagagtgagagagaagctgCAAGTCACCCAAAAAGAGAGCCAAGGAAAGCAAGGAG AGGAAGTATCTAAAGACATCTTGGCTATGCTGTCGGACCCACCACTGATTGCTGCATTTGCGATTGGTGCCGCCTTCTCAGCCACCATCTGTTGTATCTTCCTGTGTTTGACAGGGAAATGTAAAAG ACAAAAACAGAGGATCTCAAAGGACTCAGACTCCAAAAGCCCTTTCATGAACCTGGAGATGGTGGCATGTGAAGACCAACAG ATGGATGCAGGACAGGCTGTTGGTGGTGAACAGACCCCTCTGCAGGTGGTGCTGAGGGAGGGAGCTGAAAACGGAGGGACCCAGACCAGTGGAGCCGCGGGAAAATCTTCCACAAGGGAAGAACCAAATGAAGTGGACTACGCCAGCATCAACTACTCCCTGCTGAAGAAGAAGACTCCTGAGGAGGCAGAGAAGAAGACCACCACCACAGAGTCAGAGTACGCCAAAATCAAACGAGAGATGAAGAATGAAGGGGatgaagatggaggagaggggagtggaatgatgatgatggggaACGACGTGGAGAAAGAGAACGGTAAGCCAGCAGCAGAGACAGATGAGGATACAGCGCTTTACTCCAACGTCAAGGCTATTATGGGTGGTGGTGAGTGA
- the LOC120047570 gene encoding sialic acid-binding Ig-like lectin 11 — MTREHAGEYVCKAQHFNRTLTASIVVTVMYHPVILNASGCVIQAKFMTCVCVSQGVPLPLIGWLNTEEYCLTKSVLRSSVNTTIRMHVGNHTNTTVECVSTNEVGRVREKLQVTQKESQGKQGEEVSKDILAMLLNPPLIAAFAIGAAFSATICCIFLCLTGKCKRCKERIPKDSDSKSPLTNLAMVACEDQQTDAGQAVRGEQTPLQVVLMEGAENTEPQTSGAAGNSAKGDVHYATINYSLLKKKTPEEAEKETTTTESEYAKIKREKKKEGDEDGGEGSGVMDEEENEPAAETDEDTTLYSNVKAIMGGGE; from the exons ATGACAAGAGAACATGCAGGGGAGTATGTGTGTAAAGCTCAACACTTCAACAGGACTCTGACAGCTTCCATTGTTGTCACTGTGATGT aCCATCCAGTGATTCTCAATGCTTCTGGGTGTGTCATCCAGGCCAAGTTCAtgacttgtgtgtgtgtcagtcaggggGTCCCCTTACCTCTCATAGGCTGGCTTAACACTGAGGAGTACTGCCTCACTAAATCAGTGTTGAGGTCCTCAGTGAACACCACCATCAGGATGCATGTCGGAAACCACACCAACACTACTGTGGAGTGTGTCAGCACAAATGAAgtgggcagagtgagagagaagctgCAAGTCACCCAAAAAGAGAGCCAAGGAAAGCAAGGAG AGGAAGTGTCTAAAGACATCTTGGCTATGCTGTTGAACCCACCACTGATTGCTGCATTTGCGATTGGTGCAGCCTTCTCAGCCACCATCTGTTGTATCTTCCTGTGTTTGACAGGGAAATGTAAAAG ATGTAAAGAGAGGATCCCAAAGGACTCAGACTCCAAAAGCCCTTTAACGAACCTGGCGATGGTGGCATGTGAAGACCAACAG ACGGATGCAGGACAGGCTGTGCGGGGCGAACAGACCCCTCTGCAGGTGGTGCTGATGGAGGGAGCTGAAAACACAGAACCCCAGACCAGTGGAGCTGCAGGAAACTCTGCCAAAGGGGATGTGCACTACGCCACTATCAACTACTCCCTACTGAAGAAGAAGACTCCTGAGGAGGCAGAGAAGGAGACCACCACCACAGAGTCAGAGTACGCCAAAATCAaacgagagaagaagaaagaaggggatgaagatggaggagagggtagTGGAGTGATGGACGAGGAGGAGAATGAGCCAGCAGCAGAGACAGATGAGGATACAACGCTTTACTCCAACGTCAAGGCTATTATGGGTGGTGGTGAGTGA